One Thermicanus aegyptius DSM 12793 DNA segment encodes these proteins:
- a CDS encoding S-layer homology domain-containing protein: protein MNIFFSIFKDIDQVLDQLALTIDQETAKKLLESGKGLTVKNNGADIQIPAASLSAFVGADGTFTLTIKVEKAKEGAGVTIQAASAATVVSPILTIGEPGTALKEPLVLTLKLKDEAAKDARKVGPYSRTTSGAWSYVGNLKDRQANAFTVKTSTLGTFALIEYAKSFDDIANHWAKDAVEVMASQNIVKGSSANTFNPEGKVTRAEFATMLVRALGLSAKGAYTGQFTDVKESDWFAGSVEAAAKAGIIRGSGGKFNPNASVTREEMTVMLIRALGLTDQAAGLTPSFSDAGSVATWAKEAVVLAQQKGLISGIGNNLFAPKGISKRAEAATLLFRLMDAFRK from the coding sequence ATGAATATTTTCTTTTCGATCTTTAAAGACATTGATCAAGTTCTGGACCAATTAGCCCTTACCATCGATCAAGAAACGGCCAAAAAACTCCTGGAGTCCGGCAAGGGGCTAACCGTGAAAAACAATGGGGCGGACATTCAGATTCCGGCGGCTTCCCTATCCGCGTTCGTCGGGGCAGACGGCACCTTCACCTTGACCATTAAGGTGGAGAAGGCGAAGGAAGGAGCTGGAGTAACCATCCAGGCTGCCTCTGCCGCAACGGTTGTCTCCCCGATCCTCACCATCGGTGAGCCTGGAACCGCCCTGAAAGAGCCCCTCGTCCTCACCTTGAAGTTAAAGGATGAAGCGGCCAAAGATGCCCGCAAGGTGGGTCCGTACAGTCGCACTACTTCCGGTGCTTGGTCTTATGTGGGGAACCTTAAGGATCGTCAGGCGAATGCCTTCACGGTGAAGACCTCCACACTCGGTACCTTTGCCCTGATCGAATATGCGAAGAGCTTCGATGACATCGCCAATCATTGGGCTAAGGATGCTGTGGAAGTGATGGCTTCCCAGAACATTGTGAAGGGGAGTTCCGCGAATACCTTCAATCCGGAGGGGAAAGTAACCCGGGCAGAGTTTGCAACCATGCTCGTTCGTGCCCTTGGGCTCTCTGCGAAGGGCGCTTACACCGGCCAATTTACCGATGTGAAGGAGAGCGACTGGTTTGCAGGCAGCGTGGAGGCTGCGGCAAAAGCAGGGATTATCCGGGGCAGCGGCGGCAAATTTAATCCCAATGCATCGGTAACCAGGGAAGAGATGACGGTCATGCTGATCCGTGCCTTAGGGTTGACCGATCAAGCGGCCGGGCTTACTCCCTCCTTCTCCGATGCAGGCTCCGTCGCAACATGGGCGAAGGAAGCCGTTGTCCTCGCGCAACAGAAAGGATTGATTAGCGGGATAGGCAATAACCTCTTTGCGCCCAAGGGCATTTCGAAGAGAGCGGAGGCGGCAACGCTCCTCTTCCGCCTCATGGATGCCTTCCGGAAATAG
- a CDS encoding Uma2 family endonuclease, with the protein MDDKKKGKETVSEPLVTYEVYANLPDDGNRYEVASGRLELISPSPGVIHQTLSYELQYRLNSTCRQEYVIIGAPIDVILSDAEVRQPDLVMVHRSRISIITNRGIEGSPDLVVEITSEHSRRRDKVEKRRVYAEYGVPEYWILDLTNFTLEQYILTDKVYDLADVYAGEDRVRSDKIPCVSFTMNDLTRELPEIR; encoded by the coding sequence ATGGATGATAAGAAAAAAGGAAAGGAGACCGTCTCAGAACCTCTCGTCACCTATGAAGTTTATGCCAACCTGCCCGACGACGGCAACCGCTATGAAGTGGCGAGCGGCAGGCTGGAATTGATCAGCCCAAGTCCTGGGGTCATTCACCAAACCCTTAGTTACGAGCTTCAGTACCGGTTAAATTCCACGTGCAGACAAGAGTATGTGATCATCGGTGCGCCCATCGATGTAATTCTCTCCGATGCGGAGGTGCGTCAGCCTGACTTGGTGATGGTGCATCGCTCTAGGATCTCCATCATCACCAACCGGGGAATAGAAGGCAGCCCCGATTTGGTGGTGGAAATCACATCGGAACACTCCCGCAGGCGGGATAAGGTGGAGAAGAGGAGGGTGTATGCCGAATACGGGGTCCCCGAATACTGGATTCTGGATTTGACCAACTTTACCCTGGAGCAATATATCCTAACGGACAAGGTGTATGATCTGGCGGATGTTTATGCGGGGGAGGATCGGGTGCGGTCGGACAAGATTCCGTGCGTATCCTTCACCATGAATGATCTGACGAGGGAATTGCCGGAAATCCGGTGA
- the darT gene encoding type II toxin-antitoxin system toxin DNA ADP-ribosyl transferase DarT, whose translation MSHDYPVPTPIYHMTHIANLRKILKDQGLKAHNLIKQKNVEYVNLAHQSIQDQRATTRVPLSPNGTLHDYVPFYFAPRSPMLYSITRGNVEGYNEGQEPLIYIKSTVQIAVDRGMGWVFTDGHAIMYYSEFYNKLYELRNIDWKLMSAIYWSDTPEDNDRRRRRQAEFLVHHFFPWSAVQEIGVLNKKRQQEVQSILDHFDSKIPVHIKREWYF comes from the coding sequence ATGAGTCATGATTACCCTGTTCCAACACCCATCTACCACATGACGCATATTGCAAATCTGAGAAAAATCCTGAAAGACCAAGGATTAAAGGCGCACAATCTAATCAAACAAAAAAATGTGGAATATGTTAATCTCGCTCACCAAAGCATACAAGATCAGAGAGCTACTACTCGTGTTCCATTATCACCGAATGGCACTCTCCACGATTATGTTCCTTTTTACTTTGCTCCAAGATCACCAATGCTTTACTCGATCACACGAGGTAATGTAGAAGGATATAATGAAGGGCAAGAACCTTTGATTTACATCAAGTCCACCGTACAAATCGCTGTTGATCGCGGTATGGGATGGGTGTTTACGGACGGTCATGCAATCATGTATTACTCTGAATTTTATAACAAATTATATGAATTACGTAACATCGATTGGAAACTAATGAGTGCTATTTATTGGAGTGATACTCCAGAAGATAATGATCGGAGACGCCGTAGGCAAGCAGAGTTTTTAGTCCATCATTTTTTCCCATGGTCTGCAGTTCAAGAAATTGGTGTCCTGAATAAGAAAAGGCAACAAGAAGTACAATCTATATTAGACCACTTTGACAGCAAAATACCTGTTCACATTAAAAGAGAGTGGTACTTCTGA
- the darG gene encoding type II toxin-antitoxin system antitoxin DNA ADP-ribosyl glycohydrolase DarG — MIEYKKGNLLQDNAEAFVNTVNTVGVMGKGIALQFKQAYPENYRIYEKACRAKKFNIGDVLTVPLGMVNPKYIINFPTKQHWREKSKMKYIETGLQALVKEVKSLGIQSIAIPPLGCGNGGLNWEEVRPKIENAFEELPDVHVRLYLPTGSPDPDKLKIGTKKPDLTDSRALLIALLDHYSIPGYTLTLLEIQKLAYFLQETGQPLKLNYKRYYHGPYAENLNFVLQKLEGHYIRGYGDRNRDAQIYLLPDSVKEAREFLANKDEALRRLDRVSEVIRGFETPYGMELLGTVHWVMKEKPSISNNVDEVIKEVQEWSPYKKRTLKENHIRKAWQHLEKQSMIPIPRNVNAPTT; from the coding sequence ATGATTGAATATAAGAAAGGAAATCTTTTACAAGATAATGCAGAGGCATTCGTGAATACGGTTAACACAGTTGGCGTCATGGGTAAGGGGATCGCTCTGCAATTTAAACAGGCTTATCCGGAAAATTACAGGATCTATGAAAAAGCCTGTCGTGCAAAGAAATTTAATATCGGGGACGTATTAACTGTCCCCTTAGGAATGGTCAATCCTAAATATATTATCAATTTCCCCACCAAACAACATTGGCGTGAGAAATCAAAAATGAAGTACATTGAAACAGGACTTCAAGCATTGGTGAAAGAAGTAAAAAGCCTGGGCATTCAATCGATTGCCATTCCTCCTTTAGGATGTGGGAACGGTGGTCTTAACTGGGAAGAAGTAAGACCAAAAATTGAAAATGCTTTTGAAGAGTTACCGGATGTTCATGTTCGTTTATATCTTCCTACCGGAAGTCCAGATCCCGATAAATTGAAAATTGGAACTAAAAAACCTGATTTAACGGATTCACGAGCCTTGCTGATTGCCTTACTCGATCACTATTCCATTCCAGGTTATACGCTTACCTTGTTGGAGATCCAAAAACTTGCTTACTTCCTTCAGGAAACTGGCCAACCCTTAAAATTAAATTATAAGCGTTATTATCATGGACCTTATGCCGAAAATTTAAACTTTGTCCTTCAAAAATTGGAAGGTCATTACATTCGAGGGTATGGGGATCGCAATAGGGATGCTCAAATCTACCTGCTCCCTGACTCGGTAAAGGAGGCGAGAGAATTCTTGGCGAATAAGGATGAAGCGTTGCGCCGTTTAGATCGAGTAAGTGAAGTGATTAGAGGATTTGAAACGCCTTACGGGATGGAACTACTTGGTACCGTTCATTGGGTCATGAAAGAGAAGCCTTCTATTTCCAACAATGTAGATGAAGTAATAAAAGAAGTTCAGGAATGGAGTCCATATAAAAAGAGAACATTGAAAGAAAATCATATACGTAAGGCGTGGCAGCACTTAGAGAAACAAAGTATGATTCCGATTCCTCGCAACGTAAATGCCCCCACCACCTAA
- a CDS encoding efflux RND transporter permease subunit, giving the protein MKRWIELSVRRPIGVIMLVIAILVLGYVSLGKLSIDLYPEIKAPIGLVAVSYPGAAPEDVEKMVIKPLEGSLGTLEGLTSLRSQASTGSAILIMEFDWGTNMESKSLEIREKVDAVKGLLPKEAEEPRVLKFDLQAIPIMQLSVSGSTDLDRLTQITENQIQPFLERTTGVASVNVNGVRKKEVVVEADPVKLQQYHLSLMQISQTLSGENLSITAGNMTKGSQELSLRINGEYQSVEDIRQLLIPTPLGKSIPLEEIASVKEQLAKETSIAKVNGTPSLSIDLMKKSGGNTVEVSNAILKTLERIKPTLPDGVKVDVVYDLSTYIKQSIRNVNDNMILGGVLAILILYLFLRNLRSTFVIALSLPFSVISTFLLLYFYGENLNMLTLGGLALGIGMMTDSSIVILENIFKKREQNFEMKEAAITGASEVAGAVIASALTSIAVFLPIVFVSGLAGELFRPLAVTVSFSNFAALVVALTLVPTLAGLLLKKVNPVSSLVRPKSIGWASYLMAKGLDRLTGLYKRIIRFALRHRLTVLLLSFFLVIASFALIPLIGTEFMPAFDQGEINVDVELPWGTLLSETNRVVDDLARKIGKIPEVKTLFTTAGGGGTFSMSPSSNSHMGNLYVQLVPLAERKRTTAEVMEEIRTLGKAYADATITVSDIQSGGFGQGTSIQIQLKGNELPVLADLSSSITKLIGEIPGIRNVKSTAEENKPELEIRVDRNLLDYYGVSFAQVMNEVRAAVDGQLATRYRVNGEEIDVRVTLPEEAKNDLAKVENLPVPTTQGGYLPLSAVAKLVEGEIPAQINRENQSRTVEITADLFGVDLGKVTAEIQKKLSTLQMPEGYSYTMGGQYEQMMDSFSQLALALVLAVFLVYLVMAVQFEAITYPLVIMFSMPATVIGVVLGLVITGRTFSVPAFIGLIILAGIVVNNAIVLVDYVNLLRSRGMEREEALVEGGSSRLRPILMTTLTTILGMLPLSLGIGEGSESQAPLATVVIFGLTTSTLVTLVLIPVVYTYFDGLETRIKNLGKRRKRGKIEEKSLEI; this is encoded by the coding sequence ATGAAGAGATGGATTGAACTTTCCGTCCGCCGCCCCATCGGGGTGATCATGCTCGTCATAGCCATCCTGGTATTGGGCTATGTATCGTTAGGCAAACTCTCCATCGATCTGTATCCGGAGATTAAGGCCCCAATTGGCCTCGTCGCCGTAAGCTATCCGGGAGCTGCACCGGAGGATGTGGAGAAGATGGTGATAAAGCCCCTGGAAGGTTCCCTGGGAACATTGGAGGGATTAACGAGCCTCCGATCACAGGCCTCTACCGGATCCGCCATCCTCATCATGGAATTCGATTGGGGCACCAATATGGAATCGAAGTCGTTGGAGATTCGAGAAAAAGTGGATGCCGTGAAGGGACTGCTTCCGAAAGAGGCCGAGGAACCGAGGGTCCTCAAATTTGACCTTCAAGCGATTCCCATCATGCAGCTTTCCGTCTCGGGGAGCACCGATCTGGATCGCTTGACGCAGATTACGGAAAACCAAATTCAGCCCTTTTTGGAACGGACCACCGGGGTGGCGAGCGTCAACGTGAACGGGGTTCGCAAGAAGGAGGTGGTGGTTGAGGCGGATCCGGTGAAACTGCAGCAATATCATCTCTCCCTGATGCAAATCTCCCAGACGTTAAGCGGAGAAAACCTAAGCATCACCGCCGGGAATATGACAAAAGGGAGCCAGGAGCTTTCCCTGCGCATCAATGGGGAGTACCAATCGGTTGAAGATATACGACAGCTCCTCATCCCCACTCCCTTGGGAAAAAGCATTCCCCTGGAGGAGATCGCTTCCGTCAAAGAACAGTTGGCGAAGGAGACTTCCATCGCCAAAGTGAACGGAACTCCTTCTCTAAGCATCGATTTAATGAAGAAATCGGGGGGGAATACCGTAGAGGTTTCCAATGCCATCCTGAAGACATTGGAACGGATCAAGCCCACGCTGCCGGATGGGGTGAAGGTGGATGTGGTCTACGACCTTTCCACCTACATCAAGCAGTCGATCCGGAATGTGAACGACAACATGATCCTAGGAGGGGTATTGGCCATCCTCATTCTTTACCTCTTCCTGCGGAATCTCCGCTCCACTTTTGTCATCGCCCTTTCTCTTCCTTTCTCTGTGATTAGCACCTTTCTCCTCCTTTATTTTTATGGAGAGAACCTGAATATGCTCACCTTGGGGGGGCTTGCCCTGGGGATCGGGATGATGACCGATAGTTCCATCGTGATTTTGGAAAATATCTTTAAAAAGCGGGAACAAAATTTCGAAATGAAAGAGGCGGCCATCACCGGGGCGAGTGAAGTGGCCGGGGCGGTAATCGCTTCTGCCCTCACCTCTATCGCCGTTTTTCTTCCCATCGTTTTTGTGAGCGGATTGGCGGGGGAGCTCTTCCGCCCGCTTGCGGTTACGGTCTCCTTTTCCAATTTCGCCGCTTTGGTGGTGGCGTTAACCTTGGTTCCCACCCTAGCCGGTTTGCTTTTAAAGAAGGTAAATCCCGTCTCGTCCTTAGTACGGCCCAAATCAATCGGTTGGGCGAGCTACCTGATGGCCAAAGGACTTGATCGCCTGACCGGTCTGTATAAGCGGATCATTCGTTTTGCCCTGCGGCACCGTCTTACGGTACTTCTCCTCTCCTTTTTCCTGGTCATCGCCTCCTTTGCTCTTATCCCCTTGATCGGGACGGAGTTTATGCCCGCATTTGACCAGGGAGAAATCAATGTTGATGTAGAACTTCCATGGGGGACGCTCCTGTCTGAAACGAACCGGGTGGTGGATGATCTGGCGAGAAAGATCGGAAAGATTCCCGAAGTGAAAACCCTCTTCACCACCGCAGGAGGGGGTGGGACTTTCTCCATGTCACCTTCATCCAACAGTCATATGGGGAACCTCTACGTCCAACTCGTACCCCTCGCCGAGAGGAAGAGGACGACGGCAGAGGTGATGGAGGAGATCCGCACCCTAGGGAAAGCGTACGCGGATGCCACGATCACCGTCTCCGATATCCAAAGCGGTGGATTCGGTCAAGGCACGTCCATCCAAATCCAGCTAAAAGGGAATGAACTCCCCGTCCTCGCCGACCTCTCTTCTTCCATTACGAAGCTGATCGGAGAGATTCCCGGGATACGCAATGTAAAGTCGACGGCGGAGGAGAATAAGCCGGAGCTTGAGATCCGCGTCGACAGAAATCTTCTGGACTATTATGGCGTCTCCTTTGCCCAGGTGATGAATGAAGTGCGGGCGGCTGTCGACGGACAGCTCGCTACCCGCTATCGGGTGAACGGGGAAGAGATCGATGTCCGGGTGACCCTCCCGGAGGAAGCAAAGAATGACCTGGCGAAGGTGGAGAATCTTCCCGTTCCGACCACTCAGGGAGGGTATCTCCCTCTCTCGGCAGTGGCGAAACTGGTAGAGGGTGAGATTCCTGCCCAGATCAACCGGGAGAACCAGTCAAGGACGGTGGAGATCACGGCGGATCTTTTTGGCGTGGATTTGGGAAAGGTGACGGCCGAGATTCAGAAGAAGCTATCCACTTTACAGATGCCGGAAGGTTATTCATACACGATGGGCGGGCAATATGAGCAGATGATGGATTCCTTCAGCCAATTGGCCCTCGCCCTGGTTCTCGCCGTCTTCCTCGTTTACCTGGTCATGGCGGTTCAGTTTGAGGCGATTACCTATCCCCTCGTCATCATGTTCTCCATGCCCGCGACGGTGATCGGGGTGGTCCTCGGCCTGGTTATAACGGGCAGGACTTTTAGCGTTCCTGCCTTCATCGGCCTGATTATCCTGGCCGGGATCGTGGTGAACAACGCCATCGTTCTGGTCGATTATGTGAACCTCCTGCGCAGCCGGGGAATGGAACGGGAGGAAGCCCTGGTGGAAGGCGGTTCCAGCCGGCTCCGCCCCATCCTCATGACGACGCTCACCACCATCCTGGGGATGCTTCCTCTCTCCCTCGGAATCGGGGAAGGTTCGGAGTCCCAAGCGCCTTTGGCCACCGTCGTCATCTTCGGCCTTACCACCTCTACCCTTGTGACCCTCGTCCTGATCCCGGTGGTCTATACCTATTTTGACGGGCTGGAGACTAGGATCAAGAACCTCGGGAAGAGGCGGAAAAGGGGAAAGATCGAGGAGAAAAGTCTCGAGATCTGA
- a CDS encoding efflux RND transporter periplasmic adaptor subunit, whose amino-acid sequence MQKKINFAIFTLFMVVSIVGCSPTAPTTDTQDEPPSIPVEVVIVSKEKTGTGKNYTGSFTPIKDYTILPKFAGKLLTLSVEKGEEVKAGQILATLDTSDVEQQVKQAKAQLDSAKANYNQGLANHKTGITQAELNQQNAERNYNEAKKQADRMKNLKDSGAISTSEWEQAENALRQAESALKLAQEQLATAKGDAGLKAMEATVNQAQVAYETALRNLSDARITSPIDGEVAEINGDVGEMVSPSAPFIRVIDRAEMLFTFTVWEQDLLRLQKGMEVVIQVPSLQKKVNGTIRFIGITPVQNTKTYPVEVSVKNEDKLLSAGLTGEARLTIPGQEYLVVPNDALLEKEGKTYVYIVKGDEALLQEVTVETLDSARSIVKAGLKEGDRVVTKGKYSLSDKAKIKIVAGAGQ is encoded by the coding sequence ATGCAAAAAAAAATTAATTTTGCGATTTTTACCTTGTTTATGGTGGTTTCAATTGTTGGCTGTTCCCCGACAGCCCCCACCACCGATACACAGGATGAACCGCCATCCATCCCCGTAGAGGTGGTTATCGTGAGTAAGGAGAAGACGGGAACCGGAAAAAATTATACCGGAAGTTTTACGCCCATCAAGGACTATACGATTCTACCAAAATTTGCGGGTAAGCTTCTGACGCTTTCGGTAGAAAAAGGGGAGGAGGTTAAGGCGGGGCAAATATTGGCAACGTTGGATACCTCCGACGTAGAACAGCAAGTAAAACAAGCGAAAGCCCAATTAGACAGCGCCAAGGCCAACTATAACCAAGGACTCGCCAATCATAAGACAGGGATTACCCAAGCGGAGCTAAACCAACAGAACGCGGAGAGAAATTACAATGAGGCGAAGAAACAAGCGGACCGGATGAAGAATCTGAAGGATTCGGGAGCCATATCCACCAGCGAATGGGAGCAGGCGGAGAATGCCCTCCGCCAGGCGGAGAGCGCCTTAAAACTGGCCCAGGAGCAGCTTGCCACAGCCAAGGGGGACGCAGGACTTAAAGCGATGGAAGCCACCGTCAACCAGGCTCAGGTCGCCTATGAGACGGCCCTGAGGAATCTTTCCGATGCCCGCATCACTTCACCCATCGACGGGGAAGTGGCGGAGATCAATGGAGATGTTGGGGAGATGGTAAGCCCTTCCGCTCCCTTCATCCGGGTGATTGACCGTGCCGAGATGCTCTTCACCTTCACGGTGTGGGAGCAGGACCTCCTTCGTCTTCAGAAAGGGATGGAGGTGGTGATTCAGGTCCCCTCCTTGCAGAAGAAAGTGAACGGAACGATTCGTTTCATCGGGATTACGCCTGTTCAGAACACCAAGACCTATCCGGTGGAAGTGTCGGTGAAAAACGAAGATAAGCTCCTTTCCGCAGGCTTAACGGGAGAAGCGCGGCTAACCATCCCTGGTCAAGAGTATCTCGTCGTTCCCAACGACGCTCTCTTGGAAAAAGAGGGGAAAACCTATGTCTATATCGTAAAGGGTGACGAAGCCCTTCTTCAGGAGGTCACCGTAGAGACATTGGACAGCGCCCGTTCCATCGTGAAAGCAGGATTGAAGGAAGGAGACCGCGTGGTTACCAAAGGGAAGTACTCCTTATCTGATAAGGCAAAGATTAAGATCGTGGCGGGTGCGGGACAATGA
- a CDS encoding TolC family protein, with protein sequence MNRSLFNKLALLGFIISVLVMQPFFSYGEEKDWEPITLEQAIQQAIINDPDLKEMDLDKELYKSANEKMMDMGRKLDVEIEEMVNEQHANPMNPKAKGEIRAELYEMKYQGEKLLHSLEMMDQKKEFKKLEIKLETETAYFDYLNAKHQLDVVQQAYENAKNRLDMARRSMEAGVESKYSLLQAESKVKELEIQLEQAKTNLSLNAMAFNSRIGNSLSEPVNVVEFEKDLPILTTTLSDLVKTALQKRIDHQILLSDESFAEKISQTYQKYYYNFYDGGEKAKKEKELEAEKAKLEVEKSQKAITLQVSQSYTFYQNALLQMKISKERVARSEEAYKLMEVRYENGLVPLQDLLDARLELTQAQVDETNQIYQVWIAYSRLGNTVGTILY encoded by the coding sequence ATGAATCGGTCTTTATTTAATAAATTGGCTCTTCTAGGGTTCATTATTTCAGTTCTCGTTATGCAACCTTTTTTTTCATATGGAGAAGAAAAAGATTGGGAGCCTATTACTCTCGAACAGGCGATTCAACAGGCCATCATAAATGATCCGGATTTAAAAGAAATGGACCTGGATAAAGAGTTATACAAATCTGCAAATGAAAAAATGATGGACATGGGAAGGAAATTAGATGTTGAGATTGAGGAGATGGTGAACGAACAACATGCAAATCCCATGAATCCTAAAGCGAAAGGGGAGATTCGGGCAGAACTGTATGAGATGAAGTACCAGGGAGAAAAGCTGTTACATTCATTGGAAATGATGGATCAAAAGAAAGAATTTAAGAAATTAGAGATAAAACTAGAAACAGAAACGGCTTATTTTGATTATTTAAACGCAAAACACCAGCTGGATGTGGTTCAGCAAGCCTATGAGAACGCAAAAAATCGACTGGATATGGCCCGCCGCTCAATGGAAGCAGGAGTAGAATCGAAATATTCTCTCCTTCAAGCAGAGTCTAAGGTAAAGGAGCTAGAGATCCAGTTGGAGCAAGCAAAGACAAACCTTTCTCTAAATGCGATGGCATTCAATTCACGTATCGGAAATTCCCTAAGTGAACCGGTAAATGTGGTGGAATTCGAAAAAGATCTCCCGATACTAACTACAACCCTCTCGGATTTGGTCAAAACCGCACTTCAGAAGCGAATTGACCACCAAATCTTGCTCTCTGATGAGTCCTTCGCAGAAAAGATATCACAAACTTATCAGAAATATTATTACAATTTCTATGATGGAGGAGAAAAGGCCAAAAAAGAGAAAGAGTTAGAAGCGGAAAAAGCAAAATTAGAAGTAGAAAAGAGCCAAAAAGCCATTACATTACAAGTTTCACAGAGCTATACCTTTTACCAGAACGCATTACTTCAGATGAAAATTTCCAAAGAGCGGGTGGCTCGTTCGGAAGAAGCTTACAAATTGATGGAGGTCCGCTACGAAAACGGTCTTGTCCCCCTTCAGGACCTTCTTGATGCCCGTTTGGAACTTACCCAAGCTCAAGTGGATGAAACAAATCAAATTTACCAAGTTTGGATCGCTTATTCACGCTTGGGAAATACAGTGGGAACAATTCTTTATTAA